In Haloarcula salinisoli, one genomic interval encodes:
- a CDS encoding CoA-binding protein → MPVTDEAELREILGLDRVAVVGCSTTPGKDAHEIPKYLIEQGYDVVPVNPFADEIFDRECYDSLADVPGDVDIVDVFRPSEEVADIVDAALARDDEDAVIWLQLGIHDDEAVARAEAAGRRVVEGRCMKPTHRALLG, encoded by the coding sequence ATGCCTGTCACAGACGAGGCCGAACTCAGGGAGATACTCGGCCTGGACCGCGTCGCAGTCGTCGGCTGTTCGACGACGCCCGGAAAAGACGCCCACGAGATACCGAAGTACCTCATCGAGCAGGGGTACGACGTCGTCCCGGTCAACCCCTTCGCCGACGAGATTTTCGACCGGGAGTGTTACGACAGTCTGGCTGACGTCCCTGGTGACGTAGATATCGTCGACGTCTTCCGTCCGAGCGAGGAGGTCGCCGATATCGTCGACGCGGCGCTCGCTCGGGACGACGAGGACGCCGTCATCTGGCTCCAGCTCGGTATCCACGACGACGAAGCGGTGGCCCGAGCCGAGGCAGCCGGGCGACGCGTGGTAGAGGGCCGCTGTATGAAACCGACCCATCGAGCG
- a CDS encoding DUF7331 family protein — protein MPTRTTDTDEGLAPADADSFERYSHVKTDSGEIIYDTERDDAWIQADSALLLDEWR, from the coding sequence ATGCCCACCAGAACGACCGATACAGACGAGGGGCTAGCACCGGCCGACGCCGACAGCTTCGAACGGTACAGCCACGTCAAGACCGACAGCGGTGAGATAATCTACGACACTGAACGCGACGACGCCTGGATTCAGGCCGACAGCGCACTCCTTCTAGACGAGTGGCGGTAG